The Linepithema humile isolate Giens D197 chromosome 7, Lhum_UNIL_v1.0, whole genome shotgun sequence genome has a window encoding:
- the LOC105668246 gene encoding odorant receptor Or2-like, with protein sequence MDRSNGYNDLEWAIGLNRRMLKLVGLWPQNSTISYEVIFSKFCLLFNIITLIFVLTIPALASLIRVWGDMILMIDNLQYTLPLLITILKVSIMWCKREALSPLIDMVIKDWTKVKMEEERNVMLKQARITRILAMCGGFMIFLTLLITFSSLFFGLTLRHVTNLTDPGKPLPLQTYYLHDVSKSPQFELTFFTQGIAVTISGLSYTAVDNFLGLLLLHICGQIENLHLRLLNLGKNSNFIATLKFNVKDHIRLISSIQIIDNTFNLMLLGLIFFFGVLFCLQGFLIINVLKQGENLTLLHFIWYISANVCVLLHMCLYCAIGEFLVTQSEKIHSATYEYLWYTLEPKAAKHLILVMLRAKKPLYITAGKTFPMTMATFCNLLKTSAGYVSVLLANRD encoded by the exons ATGGATCGTTCAAATGGATATAATG ATTTAGAATGGGCAATTGGTTTAAATCGCCGCATGTTGAAACTTGTTGGTTTGTGGCCACAAAATAGTACGATTTCGTATGAAGTCATATTCTCGAAATTTTGCTTGTTGTTTAACATTATCACGTTGATTTTCGTATTAACAATACCGGCTTTAGCATCGTTGATCAGAGTATGGGGTGATATGATACTGATGATAGATAACTTGCAATATACTCTACCTTTATTGATTACGATATTAAAAGTCTCCATTATGTGGTGCAAAAGAGAAg CTTTATCGCCGCTAATTGACATGGTGATAAAAGACTGGACGAAAGTGAAAATGGAAGAAGAGCGAAATGTTATGCTAAAGCAAGCTAGAATCACTCGCATACTTGCGATGTGCGGAGGATTCATGATATTTCTTACACTCTTAATCACTTTCAGCTCTTTGTTTTTTGGACTGACGCTGAGGCACGTAACAAATTTAACTGATCCTGGAAAACCACTGCCACTTCAAACATATTACTTGCACGATGTGTCCAAGAGTCCGCAATTCGAGCTGACGTTCTTCACACAAGGAATCGCAGTAACCATATCTGGTCTCAGTTATACAGCAGTCGACAACTTTCTTGGACTATTACTTTTACACATATGCGGTCAAATAGAAAACCTGCATTTGCGATTATTGAATTTAGGAAAGAATTCGAATTTTATAGCAACTTTAAAATTCAACGTCAAGGATCACATTCGCTTGATCAG TTCCAttcaaattattgataatacgTTCAACTTAATGCTGCTTGgtctaatattcttttttggTGTACTATTCTGTCTTCAAggttttctaataattaat GTTCTTAAGCAAGGAGAAAACTTAACACTTTTACATTTCATTTGGTACATCTCCGCAAATGTATGTGTTTTACTGCACATGTGTCTTTACTGTGCGATCGGTGAATTTCTTGTGACAcaa tctgaaaaaatacatagcgCCACGTATGAATACTTATGGTATACTTTGGAACCAAAAGCAGCAAAACATTTAATACTAGTCATGCTCCGCGCGAAGAAACCACTTTATATTACGGCAGGAAAAACGTTTCCAATGACAATGGCCACATTTTGCAAT TTATTAAAAACATCAGCTGGCTATGTATCTGTGTTACTTGCTAATCGAGATTAA
- the LOC105668467 gene encoding uncharacterized protein — protein MSRLIIVVLGVLVLLQMVSAIDLSTTKNVEIAFADTDTVPKTALKNLLPNSYAAGFIGNLEIGRRYPDETIFRRVIEFDNPTNTVQSSTLTLTVTNGIIHYVSVVNESGSYAVVCDEVNTLGSSRGNINIRAAAKTKSYLTVITAVH, from the exons ATGTCCCGTCTGATCATCGTCGTGCTCGGAGTTCTGGTGCTCCTGCAGATGGTCTCCGCCATAGATCTGTCCACAACTAAGAATGTTGAGATCGCATTTGCTGATACGGATACCGTGCCGAAAACAGCGTTG AAAAATCTACTGCCTAATTCGTACGCCGCTGGATTTATTGGAAATCTCGAGATTGGAAGACGATATCCTGACGAAACAATTTTCCGCCGAGTTATCGAGTTTGACAATCCGACAAATACTGTTCAATCAAGTACCCTAACACTGACCGTCACTAATG gAATCATTCATTATGTTAGCGTAGTGAATGAAAGTGGCAGTTACGCGGTGGTATGTGACGAGGTGAACACCTTGGGATCATCCAGAGGGAACATTAATATCCGCGCCGCTGCCAAAACGAAATCCTATCTTACAGTAATCACAGCAGTACATTAA
- the LOC105668405 gene encoding neugrin isoform X2: protein MFSRRSYNPLAGIRHKVEVMKEDGSVDLESFDIEDTSEYESDFMKLDMSHKMHEREMQRQKEKLKQQITAQKYFTENEPRFITFAERELIHKLHRSNPEEWTVNKLSESFPALPGTIQKILNAKWLPKSVERVIEYDKVVVENWKKFRAGKLPVSPLFNEHLMKFKNRKIILTDRESLAKQFVLPEPEFKKPKSQLFSNIVQTCLNEKQNDEKLLSQKEYSNKVIGTTDHLKQNQNLIANSTIDDDHVAVKNSEKLTLTKEQCQTLTLNEELKKRDTMSFNKEKNNKLLTFDEFIKAKLEDIRKESPEEGIVLLDTYRKQVEANQELKTTTVATVSDDAEISVEKSAVSQNIQKSNKSISVAPKNEKFLNIVTADDNLLDTSIKIWNKKIDTECNYAKPIKIAKHLHKPGMMYRINDCYYDDDGEFLYRIPGVRS from the exons ATGTTTAGCAGGAGGTCTTACAATCCTCTTGCCGGTATTCGTCACAAAGTGGAAGTAATGAAAGAGGATGGATCGGTTGATTTAGAAAGTTTCGATATCGAAGATACAAGCGAGTACGAGTCGGATTTTATGAAACTTGATATGAGCCATAAAATGCACGAAag AGAAATGcagagacagaaagagaaacTTAAACAACAGATTACTGCTCAgaagtattttacagaaaatgaACCACGTTTTATCACATTTGCAGAAAGAGAACTAATTCACAAGTTACACAGATCTAATCCTGAAGAATGGACAGTAAACAAACTCAGTGAGAGTTTTCCTGCTTTACCAGGAACGatacaaaaaatcttaaatgcTAAATGGTTACCAAAATCAGTAGAGAGAGTTATTGAATATGATAAAGTGGTAGTTGAAAATTGGAAGAAGTTTCGTGCTGGAAAGCTTCCAGTAAGCCCTTTATTTAATGaacatttaatgaaatttaaaaacaggaaaattattttaacagacAGAGAATCATTGgcaaaacaatttgttttaccCGAGCCAGAATTTAAGAAACCAAAGagtcaattattttctaatattgtaCAGACTTGTCTAAATGAAAAACAGAATGATGAAAAGTTACTATCGCAAAAGGAATATTCCAATAAAGTGATAGGTACAACTGATCACTTGAAACAAAATCAGAATTTGATTGCAAATTCTACAATTGATGATGATCATGTTGCTGTTAAAAATTCAGAGAAACTTACATTAACTAAGGAACAATGTCAAACATTAACATTGAatgaagaattgaaaaaacGTGATACAATGTCATTTAATAAGGAAAAGAATAACAAGCTACTTACATTTGATGAATTTATAAAAGCCAAGCTGGAAGATATACGCAAGGAATCTCCAGAAGAAGGTATTGTATTGCTAGATACATACAGGAAACAGGTAGAGGCCAATCAAGAGTTGAAAACTACAACAGTTGCCACAGTGTCTGACGATGCAGAGATTAGTGTGGAAAAGAGCGCTGTATCACAAAATATACAGAAATCTAACAAGAGCATTTCTGTAGCtcctaaaaatgaaaaatttttgaatattgtgACAGCAgatgataatttattagatactagtattaaaatatggaataaaaaaatagacacAGAATGCAATTACGCTAAACCAATAAAGATTGCGAAACATCTTCACAAACCTGGTATGATGTATCGAATCAATGATTGTTATTATGATGATGATGGAGAGTTTTTGTATCGTATTCCAGGTGTACGAAGTTaa
- the mRpL52 gene encoding large ribosomal subunit protein mL52 yields MMSITGTILRIERHINYITINGFHQSCVQHLNQKWREKRGLTSNPNTFGPLTNLPDYTFKDGKPTPLGIRAKARLEKQSEYAVKIIKLVGEVDHAVERHAKLQKENEQRRQQILDNKLKPKRDLLLENPVNKVKA; encoded by the exons ATGATGTCAATTACTGGGACTATACTTCGTATTGAAAGACATATAA attatataacaattaatggATTTCACCAGTCTTGTGTACAACATTTGAACCAAAAATGGCGAGAAAA acgTGGATTAACATCAAATCCAAATACTTTTGGCCCATTGACAAATTTACCtgattatacatttaaagATGGAAAACCTACACCTCTTGGGATAAGAGCAAAAGCACGTTTAGAGAAACAAAGTGAATATGCA gtaaaaattattaaattagtagGAGAGGTAGATCATGCAGTAGAAAGACATGCTAAATTACAGAAAGAGAATGAACAAAGAAGACAACAAATCcttgataataaattgaaacctAAAAGAGATTTATTACTTGAAAACCCAGTAAATAAGGTAAAAGCATAG
- the LOC105668405 gene encoding neugrin isoform X1 — protein MMKEIKILTFCRMFSRRSYNPLAGIRHKVEVMKEDGSVDLESFDIEDTSEYESDFMKLDMSHKMHEREMQRQKEKLKQQITAQKYFTENEPRFITFAERELIHKLHRSNPEEWTVNKLSESFPALPGTIQKILNAKWLPKSVERVIEYDKVVVENWKKFRAGKLPVSPLFNEHLMKFKNRKIILTDRESLAKQFVLPEPEFKKPKSQLFSNIVQTCLNEKQNDEKLLSQKEYSNKVIGTTDHLKQNQNLIANSTIDDDHVAVKNSEKLTLTKEQCQTLTLNEELKKRDTMSFNKEKNNKLLTFDEFIKAKLEDIRKESPEEGIVLLDTYRKQVEANQELKTTTVATVSDDAEISVEKSAVSQNIQKSNKSISVAPKNEKFLNIVTADDNLLDTSIKIWNKKIDTECNYAKPIKIAKHLHKPGMMYRINDCYYDDDGEFLYRIPGVRS, from the exons ATGATGaaggaaattaaaatattgacattttGTAGAATGTTTAGCAGGAGGTCTTACAATCCTCTTGCCGGTATTCGTCACAAAGTGGAAGTAATGAAAGAGGATGGATCGGTTGATTTAGAAAGTTTCGATATCGAAGATACAAGCGAGTACGAGTCGGATTTTATGAAACTTGATATGAGCCATAAAATGCACGAAag AGAAATGcagagacagaaagagaaacTTAAACAACAGATTACTGCTCAgaagtattttacagaaaatgaACCACGTTTTATCACATTTGCAGAAAGAGAACTAATTCACAAGTTACACAGATCTAATCCTGAAGAATGGACAGTAAACAAACTCAGTGAGAGTTTTCCTGCTTTACCAGGAACGatacaaaaaatcttaaatgcTAAATGGTTACCAAAATCAGTAGAGAGAGTTATTGAATATGATAAAGTGGTAGTTGAAAATTGGAAGAAGTTTCGTGCTGGAAAGCTTCCAGTAAGCCCTTTATTTAATGaacatttaatgaaatttaaaaacaggaaaattattttaacagacAGAGAATCATTGgcaaaacaatttgttttaccCGAGCCAGAATTTAAGAAACCAAAGagtcaattattttctaatattgtaCAGACTTGTCTAAATGAAAAACAGAATGATGAAAAGTTACTATCGCAAAAGGAATATTCCAATAAAGTGATAGGTACAACTGATCACTTGAAACAAAATCAGAATTTGATTGCAAATTCTACAATTGATGATGATCATGTTGCTGTTAAAAATTCAGAGAAACTTACATTAACTAAGGAACAATGTCAAACATTAACATTGAatgaagaattgaaaaaacGTGATACAATGTCATTTAATAAGGAAAAGAATAACAAGCTACTTACATTTGATGAATTTATAAAAGCCAAGCTGGAAGATATACGCAAGGAATCTCCAGAAGAAGGTATTGTATTGCTAGATACATACAGGAAACAGGTAGAGGCCAATCAAGAGTTGAAAACTACAACAGTTGCCACAGTGTCTGACGATGCAGAGATTAGTGTGGAAAAGAGCGCTGTATCACAAAATATACAGAAATCTAACAAGAGCATTTCTGTAGCtcctaaaaatgaaaaatttttgaatattgtgACAGCAgatgataatttattagatactagtattaaaatatggaataaaaaaatagacacAGAATGCAATTACGCTAAACCAATAAAGATTGCGAAACATCTTCACAAACCTGGTATGATGTATCGAATCAATGATTGTTATTATGATGATGATGGAGAGTTTTTGTATCGTATTCCAGGTGTACGAAGTTaa